The genomic stretch cggtacgaaaggctcAGACGGATGCCCCTTTTTTTACTAGTGCCTGCAGATCGACAGGGTATCCGTTCGAGTTTGACTCCGGTATTTGGTGGATCCAATAATGCGCGCGAGCGCTGGCCGGCCAGAGCCGGCGTCCTGGCCGGCCGGACGGACGCGTGTCGCCGGCCACCCGCCCCCGCCGCCAGACGACTCCCCCGGAGGGACCAGAGCTCGCTCGATTTCCCTGGAGCATCGTTATGTCGACAACACATGGCACAGGGGCAGCACCACCGGCCGCGAGGGCGAGTTTGTGTCGCCGTTCAGTCCCATGCCATGCATGCATCGTCTGTCACTACATCACGGTCAAAAATTTGGGGCACTTCAAAGTGCCTCTAATTTGGATCAAAGTGCCTCTAATAAACTATTGGGGCACTTTTTTAAGTGCCACCTTTACTTGCGTCTCTAAAGGTATTTGGGGCACTACCTAGAGGCACTTCTCAAAGTGCCCCAaaatccaattaggggcactttgaaaaGTGCCCCAAAATCCTATTAGGGGCACTTGGCAAAGTGCCCCAAAATTCAATTAGGGGCAGTTTGGCAAGTGCCTCAAAATCTAATTAGCGGCACTTTGGAATGTGTCCCTAAACTGAATTTGTGGCACTTCTAAAAATGCCCCAAAACTTAATTTGTAGCACTTAAGAAAATGCCTCAAACCCCATTTCGTGGCACTATGAGAAAGGCCCTTACTTACATCCTATTAGTGGTACTTTGAGCAGTCCCAAAAGGAATCAAACTATAAACATATAAAAATAATGGCAGCATACAAGAAGCATACAATATGAACATATATAATGTCATACAAGAATAAACACATAGTGGCAACATAGTATCTAGTGCATTTTCAACACATATCTCACTATGCCTCACTAAGAACACTCTGTGAACATCATCACTATGTTTCCTATTCAGACACCATCACAATTTATCTCAGCATCACCTTCAGTTGATCCCAGTCTTAAGCATTGTACCTTGAGAGAAGTCATAATTCAATTCAGCAAACGGAGACGAATATTGTACTAAAAACAGCATGTGGTGTTGGCAGGGGAGAAAAACGAactcaaataacatgtgttgactGACAGAGCAAGAACGCAAATGGAATTCTCATGAAAACGAGTGCCTGCATGCTAGTGCCTCTGGAGAGTCAGTCCCAGATTAAGGAACAACAAGGACGCATCAGATATGAGAGGGGAAAGTAGAAGACTGAAAACGACACATCGATGCAAAAATTATTAAGGAGCTATTCACTCTACATGCAGTTTGGTATTTGCTAGCTCTACCCCTATATCACCTATGAAGAGATATGTATATTGCAGCGTTAAATCATGCTAACCGATGGCCCATCACGGATCCAACAAAACGTTGTTTGATATCGAAGCCAACTTTTCGGACAAAGCCGGTGGTGGAGGAAATATGCTGAATTCCTATCGATCTACTCTCATTAGTTCAAATGCTCAATCAAGCTTTCGGCCTAAGAAGTTAAACCACTACGCTGATCTGACGACAGCTTTTGTAGAAACACCCAACGGAGTGCCTACAATGATTGATTGGATGGATGATCCAGACAATGAACTTTCCAAGCTGGGATCCAACGTAAATATAGTGCAGAGAACTTATGTATCATGTTGCCCATCTCTTTATTCTAACAGAAGTAGTACGACTCATATATATAGGTTAATAAAACAAACATTTTAGGTGGTCCCTGATTAAATGCCTGTTAAACATTTAATAAATTAGAACATAGTGAAGTTCGACAGGTTAGGAATTTTCATGTTTGCTAGATGACTGTCCTAAATTACCATACAGTTCAGTGACATTTGTAGATGGAAAAAAATATAAGTTTATAACAAGCAAACAGTTCAAACATTAAACAGTGGGTGGAAACAAGCTGCAAACTACACGAATTTCAGGAAACAAACAAGTGATGGCACACCAACCTAGAAAACAGGAATGACATATCCATTGGTCTCAGAAGTGCAAAAATAGCAGCTAAAAAGGCGTTGCAGGGAAAGATCTCTCAGAATTTCAAACCTGTCTAGCTAGAAGAATATGCTCCTTTGTTTGGGGCATGGGGCCATTAGAAGCTGACACAACGAGAATACCACCGTCCATTTGAGTAGCTCCGGCGATCATGTTCTAAATGATCCACAGCAAATCAAAAGCATACAAGCGTCAGAGCAGTGTGTGTAGTAGACAATGAAGGATTCTATAAGCTCTAGATTGGAAAATTCAGATGCCCTAGTATCCATTCTGAGATCATGGATTGAGCTGAAGCAGATGAAACCTACTACAAGTCAAAGCAAGCTTGGTATTTCATTTCATCAATTTGGAAATGCAGTCAAACAGTCACCAAAATTTCTGAATTGAAAATGCAGGGCCTTCCTTATTTCTGTATAAGATGGTTTCGCTAGATTCAAGAACTAAGCCCATAACAGTTACCTTGACATAATCAGTGGCTGGGCAGTCCACATGAGCATAATGTCTTTTAGCAGTCTCGTACTCCACATGCGCCTACACAAAACAATTGCACAGGATTAATAGATCACCGATTTATCTGGAAATGGAGATGAACACAGAACAATATGGCCGAAAATGGCTGGGAACAGACCGTTGAGATGGTGATTCCTCCAGACTTCTCCTCCGGAACCAGGTGATCTCCTCGAATGCGATGGACTTGGCGTTCCCCTTCTCTGACAGCACCTGTATCGCCCGCCGAAACCAAAACTGCATTCAGATCACCCCAACAATTCGCTACACACTGGCACAAAATCAGCTGGCTGGGAAAGGGACTCACGTGCGGGTGAAGGTCGCCATGGACCTCGCCCAGAGGCCCATAgccattggcggcggcggccgaggcctCATCCGGGAGAACCGCGGGGCTGGAGATCACGACGCGCGGAGGGTCGACTAGGTGAGGATGCGGCGGCGCGGAGGGTCGCCTTCTCCctcgccgagccgccgccgtccCGCTCGCGGAGAAGCTAGGGTTCGACGACGAGGGCGCGGTCGCCGTGGCGTCCATCGCGAGCCCGTGGTCGGGGAAGTGGGCATGGCGTGCTCCGTCCCAGCGCGGCTTGCTCATTGGGTGGCGGTTGCGGATGCGGCCCCAACTGGCCGGATCGGCGATGGCAggcgcgcagcggcggcggcggcatcgcagGCGCAAATGGAGAAGGAAAAGGAGGTCGCACGCGTGAAGGGAAGGAGAAAGAAATAAGACAGAAAGAAAGGTGGGGTCGGGCCGATTTTGCCGTTGAGCAGCTGGGCCTATTGGGCCTCTTCGGTTGGACCAAAATCCTTTTGCAATTGGACCCCCTAAAAAAATACACGGCAACTGAgtatatttttttaattaaaatgtgTGCACCTAGTTATAGTTAAGGTCTTTTAGGGGAAACTAAGACCCTATTTGATGTGCGTAAGTACTGTTAGCAAAAACTATTTATCCACAAATCAATATGTGCCAACTATGGTCTTGACGATTAATGAATGGGTTTCCATCGAATACATGAGTCATCGTCGAGGTTCGTTGGAGATAGCTCGTCCTCATTCATCGAGACGTGGTGGGTGGCCATGTGCCGGATGCGCGGGGAATAGATGCAGGGCCGGCTCTATGTTTTGGAGGGCCCTAGGGCGAAGTCGGGGCATGGGCCCTTAAGGCTATATATATTTATGCGTACATAAACGTATATATAGGCCTATTTTCTCTTGAAAAGTTTTAAATAATGATTGTTCAACATTTAAACAATGTCATATAACGATCGAAAAACTAAAAGAGTAGCGAAATGAAAAGGATACCATGCTAGCTCGATTACCTCATTTGAGACCCAAATTCCAATAACTACATCGAGAATAATGCTTTGGTGCTTCAGGAAATAAAATCAGGGCATTTCTAGATGCAAAATTATTTAGGAGATCTAATTCAATTAAAATATCCCATTTGCAATTCAATAAACTAGTtctcttattttcttttattctttttcttagcACTAGAGTTATATCTTCGGCAAACATTGGAACATCTTTAATCGTGAAGGAATTAAGAACGTGAAACTAGAAACCTAATGTAACACTAGAACCGTATTTAGGAGCAAGCTGAAGTGAAAGTATGTGGCAAGCAGGACGaagcaaaaaaaattgaattacCAATTCAATCGATTAAATACCAATCGGCGATCTCCACCAGGATGTGGCAGTCGAACAAACAATACACGAGCTAACGATATCGATCCTCGATCGACAATCGCTGGGTGGGCTCGTCGGGCATGCCTCTGCAACTGCAAATTATCTCAGCCCAAAACAAAACAGCAGTCAGCCAGGGTACAAAGCAAGACGTGATCATGGGCCCCCTCCAGCCATGGGCCCATGGTCGTCGCCCATGGTGGCCATGGGTCAAAGCCGGCCATGAATAGATGGAATGCACTACGAACCAGTCACCAACGCAGGAGGAGATGGACTAGGATGCCTCTACAGTTTCGAGAAGGAAAGATGCACTcgctctgctcctcctccttaggGACAACAACACCAACTAACCCTATCTAGGTCAAGCGCTGAAGCAGAGTACTATATTGTAGCTCACGTTGTTGGTGAAAGCTATTAAATACGCCAACTACATTAGGATATGCATTAACCAATAGGTACGGTTATTATGGTATATTGCGACAATATTTATGTTGTTTACCTCTGCAATCCTGTGCAGCACGACTGACGGGGCACATCGAGATCCACATACATTTAGTTCACGACAAAGTCTAGCTAGGCGAGCTGCATATTTTAAAAAATCAAACTAGTGAGTGAACCATTCATGCTTCTGGTTCACTAGTTCACCGGTTTGAGCATCAGCTCAAGCGGTTTGAGTGTGAAAAAATGCTTAGTTTAAATAGTATGTACTACTCCGCAGCATATTTTTTTTTTAGCAAAGTTGACTGTATATGTTATACGTTGAAGTTTTCAATTCTAAATGACAAGTTATTAGGATCCTAGGTGTTATTGGTCCTAAATATCAGTTAAAATGGTTTTATAATAAGTCGAAACTTTGAAACCTGCTCAAAGCTCATAtcttaatttaatttttttatcccGTTTTTACCTCATTTGTTAGCGCTTATCAACCTCTTAAAGAAGTTTGACGGGAATTTATGTGTTAACATTTAATATTTGAGGACCTACGTATAGCAAAAATGTTTCACGGAATGATACACCGGCTTAGAACAAAATCGCATTTGTTTGTAACCTCTTGAAGTTTGACTTTGTTCTAATGCGTAATGAttgtttttatatttttatttaactACTACTAAATTGAGGCATTTACAAATGCCCTAAAAAGTATATATCTATTGGGGCATTTAAAGAAGTGCCACAATAGGTATACGTCTAATGAGGCATCCAAAAAGTGCCACAAAAGGTATATAATTAGGGGCACTTtagcaaagtgcccctaattcaTACCCTTTAGCCGCACTTTGACAAGTGCCACTAGGAAAAATGCCCCTAAATCTATACCGTGTTGTAGTGTGTGGACGTGTGTATGATAATTTTTCTGTTCCCAAAAGCAACCCACACCACACTTGGCCATTCAGCTCCATCGATGGGATCAACATCAACCCCATGGCCATGGCCCATGCGTATGCTGTATGCTGTGTACGTAAGCATTAACGCATGGTCTGGTCGCGTTCCTTAAGCCTTGTCACGCCGTCTTAACTTTTGTACTGAACCGTTCTGCTGCGCGCGTCGGCAGGAGCATTTTTTTATATCTCTGTAGCATGAGGATAAAATCTGCCTTTTCTTCCGTTATGTCCCATGCATGCCTATATATGCCTGCATGATCCCCTCGAGGTTCCACGACGTACGCACGTACTCCAACTCGATCGAATGAATCCGTTTTGCACGTACCAAGCATGGACACAAGATGTGCCACGTCGCTGGTCAGTCACGAAAAAGGTAGAGAAATAAACGCGGATGCAGTGCAACGGGGCATGGATACGGAAGACCGACATCAGTGGGCCACCCCTGGGGCATGTCAGCCTGCTGCTTCAGTATGGGCGATACGCGCGCGTACGGACAAATTCTTCACTAGCTAGTAGTTGTGGCTTGCACCCCACAGGCAAATGTCACCTTCCAAGGACCAAGACATGCACGTCGTTTTATTTCATTTTGATTTTCACCAACGTCTTCGAGATGTTTGATTTTCACCAACGTCTTCGAGATGTTTGTG from Lolium rigidum isolate FL_2022 chromosome 4, APGP_CSIRO_Lrig_0.1, whole genome shotgun sequence encodes the following:
- the LOC124648317 gene encoding homeobox protein knotted-1-like 2; amino-acid sequence: MSKPRWDGARHAHFPDHGLAMDATATAPSSSNPSFSASGTAAARRGRRRPSAPPHPHLVDPPRVVISSPAVLPDEASAAAANGYGPLGEVHGDLHPHVLSEKGNAKSIAFEEITWFRRRSLEESPSQRRMWSTRLLKDIMLMWTAQPLIMSRT